TCCCGCCTCATCGCCGACTCCCCCGTCTCCCCTTCCccgggccccgccgccgtccagcCGCCGCTGGTGAGATCCGCACCCCTCGCCCCCTACCCCCTCCCGCGCTCCGGGCAATCGCATTGCGCCGGTGCCATCtctatatttcttttttctgcGGGGTCGATCGGTGGTTGGTGAGGGGGGAGTTGGGATCTCGCGGAAGGTGGGATCTTGGAGGCCAAAGAATCGATTTTTCATCTCCCCCCGTCACGAATTGCGGGCATTGCGGGTAACGCAGCGCCGTAGCTGTTTCTTCGGTGATCAGTGATCTCCCTGGCTTGTTGCTAGATCGAATTTTGGGGTTGGCTTTTCCTGGGCGAAATGAAGCCCCTTGGAATGGCGCCCTGTGATAAGCTAAGACAAACCATGCTGTTTCGCTGCCGCCTGCCTGTGCAGATTTCGATGTGCATTTGCATCGCAACGCGAGCGGTGCAGAGCGGTTGCCTCTTTTACTATTGCATTGTTATGCAATGTTTTATCTTCACTTCGATGCTTGAAAGTTCACCGCTGAGGGTAACCACGCTAACATTTTTCTCAACAATTCATGTGTATAGCTTATGGGGATCATCTGTAATTTTGATACTTTTCGTTTACTGATGTCGATGAATTCTTCATTAAGCAGTTATCTGTTTTAGTTTCAACAGCACATCTTTTGCTTCTTGCTTTTTGGACATTATACTAACCTGAATTTGTTTCAGGCAACATCTCTCCCAGCAGAACATTTTACTTCCCCCAAGAAGTCATCCTTATCTTCTTATGTATTGTCCCTTCTACCAACCTCAAACTCAGGGCCTGAGCAGAATTCACCTTGTTCAGGGACTTTGAGACCATTACCTCCTGAGTCACTTCCTAAGAGATGGAGAGGGAGTGAATTCACATGGCAAGATCTGCCGCAGGAATTGAGTGAGGAGTCTGGTTCTGAAAGTGAGAGAGATGAAAGGAATGGGGATTTTAGTAAGAACCAGGTCCATCAGTCATACAGATCCGTGGGAAACTCGAATGGAAATGAGGAAACATCGACTTCAGACTGTGCAGGCGCTCTTCATTATCTAACTGAAAAGTCTATGTTTGTATCTCCAAAACTGTTTGCCTTCTTTGATTCTTCTCTCCCTGGGACCTTAAAGGGGTGCCACTGGGTATTGCTATATAGGTAAAATATTAATCAGCCTGTCATGCTTACAGCTTTCTCTTGGAAACTACCTTTTTTAATGTCTATCTGCGCACTTTGTAATTCATTCTTGTTTTTAAAAAATGAAGTGCAGCACCTGGAAGCATGGGATATCTCTAAGAACACTTCTTCGTAGAACTGAGAATATTCAGGGTCCATGCCTATTGGTATGTCCAACTATCTACTTGTATTTACCATTTCAGGGGTTTGTTACTCGTGCCATACTTTTTTGTGGAATCCATGTTTCGTCTTTAAAGATGTTTCTCCTATTTCCTCTTTCATTAGATTGTTGGAGATATGAAAGGGGCTGTGTTTGGTGGCTTATTGAACAGTCCTTTGCGGCCTACAGAGAAAAGGAAATACCAGGTCAGCCATAAAGAAATTGCACATAGTACTCATGCATAATAAATACAAGTCATGCTGCATGTGCATGAAGATATCTAAGTTTTATCCATCCTGTATAGTAACTATCGTTACTTCTCTTCTGGACCAGGGAACAAACCAGACATTTGTGTTCACAACGATACATGGTGAACCTAGACTTTTCAGACCAACTGGTAAGAATAGTTTGTGGAAGAAAAACACACGAACGATTAGCTTGTGTTGAGTATCCAGAAAAAATGTGTTGAGTTGTTTAATAGGCCAGTAGCCATTTCTTGTTATGTCTAGTCTCTGTCAACATTACTTTCATCGTAGTCACTCCCTAGACATCTTGGACAATGGCAGTTTGTTCGAGCTACTGGTTAGTGGGCCAGAAAGATTAAAATATGCAGTCTAACATAGTTTTCAAGATAACGATGCAATCTGATAACACAACTTTATGCGTTTCAAAATAACTTGACATTTACTATTTAATGAACTGTCAACTTTGTATATGGCTCTACCCTTTTTCAGAATTCTTTCTACACTAGAATAAtatgtaaaaatattttttattggtTCGAAGAGCTTATTTGAAAGCATATCCAGGTGCAAACAGATTCTACTATTTGTGCTTGAATGATGCTTTGGCATTTGGAGGTGGTGGAAGCTTCGCATTGTGTGTTGATGAAGATTTGTAAGTTGTCTTATGTTGTCATACTTTTGCTCGGTTTGTGAGAACAATATCTGTATGGTATCTAAATCCTGTTTGAACAGGTTACATGGAAGCAGTGGATCATGCGATACATTTGGAAACTCATGCTTGGCATATACTCCAGAGTTTGAACTAAAGAATGTTGAGGTAAGGTATTGTATAATTTGAGTTTACACCAAAAAGGTTCGCATGTGATAATCATACTAGTCTGCTACTCATTAATATGACATGTAAGAAATGCAGCAGAAATTAAAGGGTGTTTTACTAAAAAAAATGCTTGAGTTAAAAGTTCATACTTTGGCCACAAGTTTATTATTGAAATGCGTGTGTACATCCTTTTAGTAAAATACAATCAAACATCATTAGATGTGACCATGGTAGATATTTGAAGATGTTACTGGTCAAACCGTTTTTCATGGTggtatttttttttgcgacGTAAAGACGTGAGAAGTACTCTTGATGCTGTGTAGATAGGTTTGATCCACAAGTGTGCTGGATGATATTGGCCATGCGCATTTGCAATATCGCAACTAAACTCTTAAGATTAATTTGAGCTTGGTAGTTCTCTGTTTTGGAGGTGGGCAAGGCATGATGAATAAGGATATCATTGCACGACATTTCAGAtgggggaagaaaaagaaaaagcacTACCTTCACATTTCTCTTCCATGTCGTTTGAATTGGCGAACTATGAAAAAACCGCTATTCAGATGGGAAATTCGACATTCTTGATTTACATTTTGCAATCGCTGACACTCATTTTCGTTTCTAGACTTGATTTCACATGCCTTGTTGTTGACCTTAGGCATTTTGTTTTGTGCAGCTGTGGGGGTTCACGCATTCGTGGAGCCGTTCGAAGTAGCTGATGCTGCTAGTTGTGTCCCCATACGGCCCTCAGCTGTGGTCGATCCAGTGTATACTTGTCtacaaaaaaagagaaagaaagaacgaGACAGTTTACTTGTTTAGCTGATGCTAGTTGCCCCCACACGACCGTCAGCTGTGGTTAAACCAGTCTACtataaaaaaggaagaaaaaaaagaaagaaagatacaGTGTAGTACTTGTTCGTCGTGATGGCAGTATTCTTCCCCACATTAATATCGTTTCGTTTCTTTTTGTCATTTACCAAAAATGCTTTTTTGCTCACAGTAGCAATTCTGGATCAAGAAAAACATGGTCACGCGTTATTTTCAAAAGTCACGCCCGTGAAAGCCGTGATTAAACGTCTGCTTTCAAGAAAAATGTACACGGAAAAAGAAAGCCGTGATGAAATGTGGTCAGCCCAAACAGGCATCCTTATGTTTTTTTTCGTCGCGAACGATGTAAGCTGGGAACAGCTCCAGTCGCTGTCGTCTCTCTTGCCTTGCTTGCGTTAGGCACCATCCATCCATCCGTCTCTCCTTGTCCTTTGCCCCTCTGGAACCTAAGGTCTCATTTAGTTTTTTTAGTAGCTATCACATTAAATGTTGGGATATCAATTTTAATGTCCAAGTGTTAACTTAAtgtaaaattaattgcataaattGCAATTAGAGTtttagatgaatctattaagtataattagtATATGATTAgtgaatagttactgtagcaatcaGCGATCAAATCATAGACTAACTAGATTaaatagatttgtctcgtctCGTGATTAAATCACGACTTCTAAAATTAGTTTcataataaatttatatttagtaTTTTTAATTTGTGTTCAAATATACAATGTGGTGGAACTTGCGACTAAAACtagaaaaccaaaccaaaccttagggcgtgtttagttcccaaaaattttcacccaaaaattttcacctcccctttaaacacatgtatgaagcactaaatgtaattaaataacaaaattaattacacagtttggatgtacatgacgagatgaatcttttaagcctaattagtgcatgattagccataagtgctacagtaacccacatgtgctaatgacgcagtcaaaggcctcaaaagattcgtctcgtggtttccaaacgagttctgaaattagttttttaattagtgtccgaaaagtcctcccgacatccggttaaagtgctgatttgacatccaaaaatttttggatgggAAACTAAATGCGCCCTTAGACGTATGACCTATGGAACCGAGAGGAGGAGGAACTTATTGCATCTGACAATGGATCGTGGGAGAGCGCCACCACGTGTTCCTCGCTTCCTGCCAAGTCGTGGGTCGGGAGACAGGATCGTGGCCTGCCAAGCAGGTCCCAGTCCCAGCTGCTCAGCTGTTGCCGGCGCATGCCGCTGGGCCTCTTCCTTTTGTACTGGACACTCACCTGCGACTGTGAGGCTCGGTCCGGGAGGAGCCTTTGTCTTTCTCTGAGGTATCAGTCTGTGGTATGTACTCGTCAGTTACCGTATAAAATGTTGAACAATTTAGACCTCGTTCAGTTCGCGATTTTGGGACgaaaaattactgtagcatAGTTTaatgttacttgacaaataatgtctaatcatgaactaattaaacttaaaaaattcatctcgtgctaattaattagactgtgtaattagttatttttttaactacatttaatgtttcatgtaTATGTTccaaaattcgatgtgacggttaCTGCAGCAATTTTTTGGAAAGTGAACGGGTCTTATTCAAAATGCTGAATTAGACATTTAACGCCGCGCACGGacgggacggcgacggcgacggcgccttGTGCCACCTACCTCTGACGGTAACCTATCAGGCCTTTGTTAATGGAGACTTTTTGTTCGCACGGATGACAGGAGCTTGGTGCTAGCCAAACCGGGGAAACTCGAGCTCGATCCGCAACCATCTGGCGCGCTGCCGTGCCGTGTCTCTCCTcgactcctcctccctcgccgcccgaCCCCACCGGCGTCTGCCGTCGCTGTCCCTCTCCCTCCGTCGTCGCGTGCCACATCAGCGTCGTtcgtccatccatccatcatcttcttgcttccgTGCGTGGCGGCCGCCAGTCGCGGCAACAAATAGAGCCAGGAGCCCAGGAGCAGGAGCTCCGTCCATCCATGACCCAGGAGCACGCCTCCCGGTATCTGATTGACCGATGATgacgactgcggcggcggcagggcgcctcctccggctcagCTCCCGTTGCatcctcgtcgtcgtcttcctgctcgccgcctgcgcctcctccggctccgggCGAGTGGTAACCAGCCTCCCCGGCTTCGACGGGCCCCTCCCCTTCCACCTTGAAACAGGGTGCGCACCActactcttcttcttctgatCCTCGAAACAGGGCAGCAGGGCTCTGGCTGCTCTCAAGCTGTGGCTGCGAGTAGACTGAAACCGAATGCTCGATCTCTGCAATAAGTAAGGTACGTGGAGATGGACAAGCAGAACGGCGCCGAGCTCTTCTACTACTTCGTCCCGTCCgagtccggcgccgccgcccctttccTCCTctggctcaccggcggcgaccgcTGCTCCGTCTTCAGCGGCCTCGCCTTCGAGATCGGTACCTACCACGCCATGCCACACAACCCAACACACATCATATCATCTTATTAGTTAGTTTCCACATCCTGACACCGACGAATCATCAATCCATGCCTCGATGCAACTGATGAGTGCTCTCGCACGCAGGTCCCATCAGGTTCGTCGTGGAACCCTACGACGGCACGCTGCCGCGCCTGCGATACAACCAAAACTCGTGGACCAAGGTGCTCTGCTTCGTCCCTTCAGCTGCTCTCTCTTGAATTTGCTTCTCAGTTCTAGCCTAGGTACTAGTAGTACAAAAGGATATGAGGTGATCTTATCCTCTCGAATTCTCTATTGTTTTTGTACTCTCCAATATGatcatattatttttataatgagaAAGTCTGGTTTATATCTCGAGCTATCATAAACTTCAAGCAAACAATCATCAGGTGGGTGCCAATATGAAATAGGTGCCAATATGAAATAGGTAAccgaatttttctaaaaatataacctatctgttgttgatttatttgaatcttacttattaaaaaataataggtATAACTACAAACAAACATATACTAGGAATATGAAACAATTTGGATACGAATAACTGAGAAATAGAGTGCTAATATATAGATTACCTGTTTAGAAAAATCTTGGTACTACTTTATACTTTtcagatttaaaataaattaaatatgaattttttagtttaaattttattatttttaattttaaaaatggAAAAACACCTTTGAAATCACCCTAAGGGCCAAATTTACCTGGCTTCAACAGTTGGATGACCTCTATTATCTggtttgtagttgaaggttgataATCGGACTTTTATGATAATTTGAGGGTGTAAATTGGGCTTTCCGTTTCTTTTTGTAAAGTTtggtttatttttcaaaaataaaaaagcttgGCAATCCGAGGATCTATGTCTGCCTTAAATTAGAATATGAGAGAGTACAAAAACTGGTAATAAAGTTTTTATGCCTAGTAAGTATTCTCTCTATAGATTGGGTTGACTGTTGTGTAatcgcaaaaagaaaaaagattgtAGTAATTTTTGTATAGATTTATCTTTTAAACTACTCTCATAAATCCTGTACTTTCAGTTCTTATTAAGCATAAAAACGGACTCTTCAAGTTATACCTTGGAGATTTTCAAAACTGAAACATCACAAAAATCGAATTGAAGAAGCCGTAATGTAGAATCTTACGTGTCCCTTTCACAAGGATAAAATCGAGACATCCACAAGGATAAAATGGTCCATACAACTTTCGA
This portion of the Panicum virgatum strain AP13 chromosome 2N, P.virgatum_v5, whole genome shotgun sequence genome encodes:
- the LOC120659901 gene encoding TLD domain-containing protein 2 isoform X1, with product MLAWKEKVAERLSRLIADSPVSPSPGPAAVQPPLATSLPAEHFTSPKKSSLSSYVLSLLPTSNSGPEQNSPCSGTLRPLPPESLPKRWRGSEFTWQDLPQELSEESGSESERDERNGDFSKNQVHQSYRSVGNSNGNEETSTSDCAGALHYLTEKSMFVSPKLFAFFDSSLPGTLKGCHWVLLYSTWKHGISLRTLLRRTENIQGPCLLIVGDMKGAVFGGLLNSPLRPTEKRKYQGTNQTFVFTTIHGEPRLFRPTGANRFYYLCLNDALAFGGGGSFALCVDEDLLHGSSGSCDTFGNSCLAYTPEFELKNVELWGFTHSWSRSK
- the LOC120659901 gene encoding TLD domain-containing protein 2 isoform X2, which codes for MLAWKEKVAERLSRLIADSPVSPSPGPAAVQPPLATSLPAEHFTSPKKSSLSSYVLSLLPTSNSGPEQNSPCSGTLRPLPPESLPKRWRGSEFTWQDLPQELSEESGSESERDERNGDFSKNQVHQSYRSVGNSNGNEETSTSDCAGALHYLTEKSMFVSPKLFAFFDSSLPGTLKGCHWVLLYSTWKHGISLRTLLRRTENIQGPCLLIVGDMKGAVFGGLLNSPLRPTEKRKYQGTNQTFVFTTIHGEPRLFRPTGANRFYYLCLNDALAFGGGGSFALCVDEDLLHGSSGSCDTFGNSCLAYTPEFELKNVEFSVLEVGKA